The genomic DNA CGGTGCCCGCCGGCGCGAGCATTCTGGAGCTCGGCTGCGGGGCGGGGCGGGTGACCCGTCCACTGGTCGCACGCGGCTTCGAGGTCACGGCAGTGGACGAGTCGGCGCAGATGCTGGAACACATTCGGGGCGTGCGCACGGTGCGGAGCCCCATCGAGTCGCTCGAGCTCGGCGACGAGACGTTCGACGTGGTGATGCTGGCCTCGTTCCTGGTGCACACGAGCGAGCACCGGGTGCGCGACGCCATGCTGCGGACCTGCCGGAGGTACGTCAGGGACGGCGGCGTCGTACTCCTTCAGCGCGAGGGTGCCGACTACCACACCGATCTGCCGCGGGAGCGGGTCGATCCGGCTGGATACACCGTGCGGATCGTGTCGGCGGACCCCGTCGGCGACGGGGTGAACTCGGTGCACGCGGAGTACGTCTTCGACGATGCGCGATGGACCCAGACGTTCCTGTCACGGGAGCTGACGAAGGAACAGTTCGAGGGACACCTGGAGGCGGCGGGACTCGCCGTCGACCGCTATCTGACGGACGACGGGGTGTGGGTACGGGCCGTGCCCAGGTAGTTGCCGGAGCCACGGGAACCGAGAAGATCGGCCCTCCGGGATGCGATGAGTTCCGGACCGCTGTGGGGTCTTTTCCTGCGTACGCAACACCACGCGAGCGCCTCCCGAGGAGACCCGGATGTCCGAGACCACGATGAACACCGCAACCGGGGCGACCGCGGCACGCGGCCGGGGTGCGGTCGCGCTCACCGCCGCACGGGTCGTGCTCGCCCTGTTCTTCGCCTTCAGCGCGTTCGCCAAGCTGATCGCCCATGAGTCCGCGATCGAGTCCTTCGACCGGATGGGCTGGGGCCATGGCGCGATGTACCTGATCGGAGCCCTGGAGATGGCGGGCGCCGTCGCCCTGCTGGTGCCCCTGCTGTCCGGGGTGGCGGCGATGGCCTTCGTCGGGCTGCTGGCCGGAGCGTCCGTCGTCCAGCTCACGCTGCTCGACCCGGTGAACGCGATCATGCCGGCGCTGCTCATCGTGCTGGTCGTCCTGATCGCCCGGGACCGGCAGGACAGTACGGCACAGCTGATCGCGCTCGTGCGTCGGCGCGCCTAGGGGTGGGTCCGGGGCCGGCGCCCCGTCAGTGGACGGTGCTGAAGCTGCGCCAGGGGAGGGCGCTCGGCGGATTGACGTCGGCGAGCGTCGTGGCGACGTACGTCGTCCCGGGACCCGTGCAGTCGCGCGTGCGGTACAGGATGATGTCGATCAGGGTCCCGTTCAGCACTTCCTTGGCGCCCGCCGGGGCGAGCTGGTGGCAGCCCTTGACGGAGGGACTGTTCACCATGATCACCGCGTCGCGCTCGGTGACGTAGGTGACCGGCCCGACCGCGGTGCGGCCCAGGCC from Streptomyces sp. NBC_01707 includes the following:
- a CDS encoding bifunctional 2-polyprenyl-6-hydroxyphenol methylase/3-demethylubiquinol 3-O-methyltransferase UbiG, whose product is MSGSVVREGYSGTGPGSITPDGCAVELYARLSVGAEPDVIEAAVPAGASILELGCGAGRVTRPLVARGFEVTAVDESAQMLEHIRGVRTVRSPIESLELGDETFDVVMLASFLVHTSEHRVRDAMLRTCRRYVRDGGVVLLQREGADYHTDLPRERVDPAGYTVRIVSADPVGDGVNSVHAEYVFDDARWTQTFLSRELTKEQFEGHLEAAGLAVDRYLTDDGVWVRAVPR
- a CDS encoding DoxX family protein, which gives rise to MSETTMNTATGATAARGRGAVALTAARVVLALFFAFSAFAKLIAHESAIESFDRMGWGHGAMYLIGALEMAGAVALLVPLLSGVAAMAFVGLLAGASVVQLTLLDPVNAIMPALLIVLVVLIARDRQDSTAQLIALVRRRA